ACAAAAGCTTTATTATGTAGGAATAATTTAGAAATAACAGAATATTATTTAGAGCTTTTGAGGGTCGTTGCGTAAGAGAAATATATCTGACAGCCCTAGACATAATGTCTGCGACAGCTGGGCGAAACAGGTGCGCTTCATATCATATTATAGCATTCCCACCGATTGGACACTGCTCCCggacaattaatttaattactaacgCAAACACGTCTGTGTTGACACACACAATATCATCAAAAACTGATAGAACCACATAATGTCTATGATTTGTGAATACTGTCTGACTATTTCAATCTATTTATGCAGGTGTATCTGCATAttttacactatatttacagaACGATTACTATTAGGTGTTGCAAATAGGCTGcctattataatttagttatacgaagttgtttttcataaataaatgttttcctAACCTATAGGTTGTACAATGTTCATTGCAAACTTATTCAGGAGTTGATACAGCTTCTATTCAATTCTTAAAAGGAAAAACAAATGTCTGTTTATTTTCCTAATCATTTCGTTTTAGTATTGTCTAGCTAAAGTTTTGGATGAACTTACTTTACGTAAACAGATGTTTGATAAACATCCCAGCAAGTCGAATCAAGcgtaaagtcaaaataatccgACCATTTGTAAGTTTCAGCAGGGCGGCGTGCGTGACGGTGGGTGAAGGGGAAGGGGAGCGCTAGAGGGGTGAGGGGGTCGCGCACTGGGACGGGGCGGGGTGGCGGGGGGTGCGGCGGGCGCTGTAAGACGCGGCGTGAATGGCGGCGGCAAGGTCAGGGGCGTCGGAAGTGGGTTACGGGCGGCGCCCTATCGaccgcccgccgccgcccgccctgCCACCAGCCACCCGCCACGCCGCCTAATAACACCATACTGTTATTATGCTACTTTATAAACGATACTCGTAACTTTTCACGTATctaaaaatgtttgtatgaaTCTCAGAGTGATTTGCTACTGTTTTTCTTGTTTGCTGTAGCAGATGTGGCTCTATTACCTCATATAAATCTCactaattttcttaattttataacataCAAAACATAGGGTAAACCAGATTATAGAATGCTGTCGTGCCTGTCGGACAAACAAAAGTGGCAAATAGAGCGCGTTTGCGCTCCATTTGTGATcgtttaaatagaaaaaagtaaataaacggttgtcaaatattttaacaaataataattagttgAGCGTTACGGCGGCCATGTTGAGCGCGTGATGTAAGCGCTTCCGTCGAGCAGCGACGAGCGAATTTGGCTCGCCATTCATACGAGGTTTTTTACCGAGCGGCCGGCGAACTCGCGGCCTTGCTGCCTGCGCCTACGCCGATACGATCACAACCGACAGACGGCCTGCACAAACTCACTAAATTAGAACGTTCTTAATATATTTACACTAGCATTTCATTATAACCCAATGATCAAACGTATTTTACGCATTTCAGACTCTGTTCATATTTAGAGGCCATGGACTTATCAAACATACTGTGATTAAACATTCACTCGTCTATTCAAAGAGGAGAGAACAAATCTCGTTTTATTTCAAAGTGTATTAATGATATGTATAATTTTGACAGAGTGACCTTATGTTGTTTAGCATTCAAAACGGTCgtgataaattatgtaatttgtgcTCTGTATTATTGGTGTTCCGATCAATCTAGTTTTTAGAGGCAACTTTCcgttaaaaagaataaaaatagtaGTGTGTTGTCAGCTATCGATTCAGGTTGCAGTGTTGCGCATCGTGCCGACACTCAACCGTGGCTGAGAGCTAGCTAATTGACTTGAATTTTTAAAGCCTTAGTCACGACACTCCATCTCTCATTGTTTTTGTGAGTCACAGCCGCAAACAATGTATGCGATCTTGTTTCCTTATTCGCGAAATTTTACTTTATTCACAAACAACATTTCTGTGTGGGTGTATGCATAAAAATCTTCACGCTTTAGTGTATTACGTAAGAAATATTAACTATGTTCGTAATTTTACACACATAGCATACGTTATGCAGTTGGCTGATTGTACGGAGAATGGGTTACGAAGTAAGCTTAATGTATTCATGTATTGATTCTTGATATTCCATGAAACCAGATAAGGAAAATGATGTTGCCGATACCTATCTGCGATGTTTCTTTAAGATAAGTTTTTGCCATCACGGCACTTTATAAATAACGTTTTCCTGAGGTTTTCTTCAGGCTGGctgaaataatttcacactACAGCAAGGTCACGAAAGGTTCGTGACTAAGTCTAGAAAACCTAGTGTTGTGTAATATTTCGATAGCTATCGAGTTTCACGTCTTTAACGTCTTTTATCGGGAATTACGTAATGTTTCTGACATTACTAGATCAAATATAAGATTCTACTACATTATAGCCAGTCATAGCAGGTATCTTAAATACTTTCAGGATATAAAGTATTCCGTCCAAATTGTAACCTCCCTGTTCAGAGAACATGCACTCACCCAAACTGTTGTCTTAAAGCTTATTGGCAGTAAGACCCGTGGCACATTTGTGAACTTTAGTTTTGTACATGCCACCcaaatactttattttacagCGATATGCACAATAGCACACCACCACGTTCCTCGCTAACAAGTTTTTGTccactacatacatacaacttCGTCAGTCATCCCCTGCGTGAGGTGTGCTAACTGGAAAAGAGCTTATTGTTTGCGCAGGTGCGTCGGCGCATTCTTTGTTCATCAAATTATCGCCAGCAGCACTAACACGCACAGGAATGCTGACGACCCTCTCAGCTTAAACTCATCTTCCAAGTATTATTGGACATCGTACTTCACTATTATATTTAGCTTTCATCACTATATTTCTTATGACTCTCTACGCAACGTACCGCAATAACAATACATTATAGCAGACAGTCAAATGTTTATCTTTGCTTGTATTTATAAGATTTACGACACGAACATCGACAAATTATATTAACGTTAACGTAACGTATATTTAACATTACGAAACAAATAGCCGCAGagtaaaaaaatcaaacaaagtagaaaaatatttactcgCGTACACGTGTTTCATGTAATAGTGATAAGTACTCAAACAGCCGAGAAACCGTTGTATTGGCTTCAGATAACCTTGTGTTAACGTATGGCTGcttaaaattagaaataatttatctacATTGCGGTATTGGGGCTTTTCGTAGCCGTCAAGAGACCTACTTATCTCACTCGGTAAAGCGTTCTTACAAAGAGGAGCTGCTCTGTGTGATCTCGAAGTAATTGTTACACATGAAGGTTCGATATCTTTTAGACTCAAAtagttattgatttattttcaggTTAATTAGCGACTGATCTCACTCTCACATTCACTTAGTCACTAGATACTTACAGACAGACAATACTTTGTCAGCACTCACATCATAAGTTGCGTGGTTCTCAGACAGTTGTAATAATATGTTAGCGTAATGTGCAAGTTAGTAGTAGGTATGAagcaacaataataatttatcatgaGTGGCGTTTATTCCACGCCAGTCCAGTTGGAGCAGCTCGCCCGGATAACGCGTAGTGGCGACGATAAAGCAACAAAGATCGTTTTATGTGTATGGTAGACCGTAccctaaaaatagaacaaaagcCGTGTTTATACGACAGACTACTCCACGTCATGTGGCGTGCACACTGAATTACTAACTTTTATGTACGtgaataaaatctatttataatgttGACGTCGGCCGCTCCACATTCTTATCTTGTCGCGATACTAAACACTCGATCTAACGCAGATGCTGGACTTAACTACTCACTCGCGAAGACAGGCTTCTTGCTGTGATCTAGTTTGTAACTAATCAGTGTTTTAATGTGTTTCTACTAGGTAATATGCGTTCCATTCTATGGTTTGTGTACGCTCCATGAGTAACACAACACTACCAGTAATAGATGTTGACATGTGAATGATATACAATTTGAGCGCTATCTATTTTCATCTTGTGCCAATTTCGTCTCATTAATGCTTGCAAGATATATTTGTATTAAACCATAACTAATAGAGATGTGTTTTGTTTGCAGCCCGTCCGATGATCTCAGCGAGTCTCCCCAGCGAGGCGCTGGCCCAGCTGGGGCAGCTCGGGCAGCTGAACCTGTACCCGCCGCCGCAGGCCGGCATGACGCCCGAGTTcctggcgccgccgccgcggccGTACGCGCGGTACGCGCCGCGCCGGCCGCGCGACGCCatgcccgcgccgcccgcgccctccgcgcccttCCCCTCCGTGCCCGGCGCCTACGCGCCCTTCCTGCCGCACCCCGCGTCCTACGCCTCCTACCTGTACCGCACGCGGGCGCCGCCGCAGCCGCCGTCCAACTACCCGCTGCGCCCGCGCGCCACCTCCGGCTTCgtgccgcccgcgcccgcgccgcactcGCCGCCCGTCTCCGCGCCTGCGCCTCTACCACCACCCAGAGaggtacatacattttcatatctttaaaaaaaatagtgcaTGTAAGATCTAAAGAAAAAGCGGATGTCATAAAGCCAAAAGCACTAGGCACCATTATCTTCGAGAACTAACTGCTACTAAGTAATAGCCACTAAGCAAAATACTCATATAGTGTTTCCGTGATTCCAGGAAGCTCCTACGTCACCAGAGCGAGGAGCGCCGGCGCCGTACTTCTGCCGCGGCGCGCTGATCCGGCTGGAGGACGGGTCGCTGCGGCGCGTGGAGGAGATGCGCACGGAGGACTTCGTGATGAGCGCCGAGCGCAGCGGCGACCTCGCGCTCACGCAGTGCACGCTGCTGCGCCTCGACGAGCGCGGCGACCGCCTCGCGCTCACGCTCACCTACGACAGGAACCGCTCACAGGTAATAACTAATACTCTCCTCGAAAACCGGGCATTTACTTCTGCGTATGAACGCAGAAGTTCATAATACCTGAAAACATCAATTAAATGTCTACGGGTGAGCGGTAGTGAGGCTAGGTATCTGGCAACTTTAGTAGACCAATTATCGTTTTTCAATTCATGAGCCAACGAGTGTTGTGCCAAATTCGATACTGTACCTAATTACGACAGACGGGTCTAATATATTAGCTGTCTAAAGAAGCAGTTCAAGCTATTTCTGGTTATTAACATTTGGTATTATAAGCTTGGAAAATTCGTAAATGATACTACCATGGTCCACGCGTATGAACCACCTGCGGACCTTGGGAATATCGCGTACGAATTGGTCAGGCTACAGAACGAGCGCTAAGCAAAGCTTTAGAAATGGCAATATGTAAGCGTGTGGATGGTGTTTGCAGGTGGAGCTGGAGTCGACGGTGGAGCACCCGTTCTTCGTGTACGGGCGCGGCTGGGCGTCGTGCAAGCCGGAGCGCACGCTGGCGCAGTACGGGCTGCGCGTGCAGCGGCTGCAGGTGGGCGACGTGTGCGTGTCGCTGGTGCCGCGccggcccgcgccgcccgccccccccgcgccgccgcagACGCACCCCGAGAACCTCAGCGTCAAGGAGGACGCGCGCAAGCGCCGCTGGTCCGCCTCCGACGTCTGCGAGGACAATCCCCCTCCTCTCAAGAAACGCTGAAACGTGGCCGACCCTCGTATTCGTATTTGGAGAACTGTCTTGATCGTGTTGTGATCGTTGCGACTCGCTACTCGTTTCTGACTCAGATTCGTTGTTCTGTGTGCCGGACCTGCTGAATTCTAAGTGGAACGCATGGACAAGTGTTACGGAGGATTGCTTCTTCGGGAGTGGAATGTTGTAGATATATAAATTAACGGCCCCAGTGAGTTCGGTTGCATGTCGCGGCATGCACTattgttaaatgttattttgcGCGGTTTCTGCAGCGATCGGCAGTCCATAATAGTACGCTTATGAAATTCTATTGGGGAACTCTAGGTGCTTTTTACTGTCGGGTGCTTCTGTACGCGTTCGTGTACGatgttgtaaatatgtatgtaacttaGGTCGAAGTTGAACGTTACGCTCCATGACTAACCTAACGTGTCACAAAGGGAAGGGACCCGGCGCTCCCGACGCCGCGCGTTCGTTCATTCTCATTCCTCTATGGTACACGAATATTACAATATACGGCATACAAAGTAAAACGCTTTAGACATTCTTACACGACAAACtttaaagaatattataattttatattccacAACCATGGagttgaaacattttttaaataatgagcacaaaaataacaaatgtgtaaGTTTGTACCAGATCTTAAAGTAGGTTAGATATTGTGATAACCAATGAGATTTTATCGCCAGTCTTGAAGGACACGTGGCAATGcatatataaacaaaacaaaggtaCAATGAATGTTAGATAGTAGGTAGTAGTAATGGGCTGACGTGTGCTTAAACCTCGACTGATTTGTTTCTATACGAGTAACTGGAATGATTATGTTTGTTGGGACGCAGTCATGTGAGAGCACTCTCGTCCGATGGTTGTGACTGCAGACATATCCATGACGATGCCACTGTCGCCCGCGCTGCCGGGGACCGCTTCGCAGAACTCTACTGGCAAACTCTTCTGACAAATAATTTGATCTAATATAAATGTTGATAATTGATAGgtatatattgtaaaataaaaatgaaatatgtataatgatCATGGTTATATAGATGTCATCTCTATTGCTTTTGACGTCCATGTGTGATACACATAACTTTTCTATGAGAAGATGTATACATAATAAACACACAGTCTGtgatattttgtagttattggTCAGAGTAGGTATGAAGTATTGCttgaataaaagaaatatatgtTTTAGACAAATAAGTGCGTTATTGGTAAGAAAATGTATAGTTGTTGTATACTCAAAAGTAAAACGCTGAAAAActaaaactgaaaacaaaacataacaagTAGCGTCTGTGATTGATATACATATATCGTTATGTAACATAACGACAAATGCATGGCcatatcaaaatcaaattaattttatataaatactaagTCAAGACACATTATGTTGGTGTTTGCTTGAAATTCCAAAATCCATATATAGTTTGCATAATAAGTGAATCAGGAACAATAACGTGTCAGATGTGAACGAGTCATGGATGGTCTACCGCGCTGACCGACAGTTAGGTTCGCAAGGGTTCGTTTCATTGTACCGCAAGTGCTACGTGCTATTAATCATTATTGTGTTAAAAGATAACCGACGACCATAGAATACGGACACCTCATTGACGACGGATGGTGTTGtacaaaagttaataatttgttGTATAATGTATGTAATTCTAGTTTTATCgtctttatattaatatttgtaattgtaatGAAAGATCTCATTTTATTAATCGGTATTTTCTAACAAGGCGCTTTCATTAGATCATGACTAAGCCTACCTCACAAGCTATAGACTACGGGTCGCGGCGACGTCGCGAGGCGGCCAGCgccggtgacgtcacgcgcgaCCCAGTGCGAGCTATCAAGTCTAAACAAGATCTcaatttgatgaaaataaacttttgaaaaGA
Above is a window of Helicoverpa armigera isolate CAAS_96S chromosome 11, ASM3070526v1, whole genome shotgun sequence DNA encoding:
- the LOC110378061 gene encoding ataxin-1-like; its protein translation is MISASLPSEALAQLGQLGQLNLYPPPQAGMTPEFLAPPPRPYARYAPRRPRDAMPAPPAPSAPFPSVPGAYAPFLPHPASYASYLYRTRAPPQPPSNYPLRPRATSGFVPPAPAPHSPPVSAPAPLPPPREEAPTSPERGAPAPYFCRGALIRLEDGSLRRVEEMRTEDFVMSAERSGDLALTQCTLLRLDERGDRLALTLTYDRNRSQVELESTVEHPFFVYGRGWASCKPERTLAQYGLRVQRLQVGDVCVSLVPRRPAPPAPPAPPQTHPENLSVKEDARKRRWSASDVCEDNPPPLKKR